One Mycobacteriales bacterium genomic window carries:
- a CDS encoding helix-turn-helix domain-containing protein, translating into MNKLLLGPAEAAEILGIGRTKLYELLGAGTVRSIHIGRGRKITPEALL; encoded by the coding sequence ATGAACAAGCTGCTGCTCGGCCCCGCCGAGGCCGCCGAGATCCTCGGCATCGGTCGGACCAAGCTCTACGAGCTGCTGGGTGCCGGGACCGTCCGCTCGATTCACATCGGGCGCGGTCGGAAGATCACGCCGGAGGCGCTTCTCTAG